From Amycolatopsis sp. YIM 10, the proteins below share one genomic window:
- a CDS encoding CARDB domain-containing protein, protein MHRKRLGGLLAACLLGTLPPATAHAADTDLAAGKPVEASSSVFSFVGPNATDGNIGSYWESAGFPATLTTKLGADADLSSVVVKLNPDPIWGPRTQSIEVLGRSQAGTGFTTLRPRADYQFSPHSGQNSVTIPVTGRAADLRLAFYGNSGAPGGQIGELQVFGTPAPNPDLVVSALTWTPASPSESDAVTLSATVRNTGSAPAGATTVNFSLGGAVAGSAAVGALAPGASAVVTLDAGKRPMGSYPAAVVADPANTVPEQNDGNNTFTAASPLVVTQAPGPDLEVLGITANPSNPAEGTPVRFTAAVRNRGTTAVDAGTVTRVSVGGTTLDTATPQIPAGATVNVTTSGSWTATGGGATVTATADATGLVAETNEGNNSFGQAIVVGRGAAVPYVEYEAEAGTYQGTLLEADPLRTFGHTNFATESSGRKSVRLDNQGQFVEFTSVGSTNSIVVRNSIPDAPGGGGIDATISLYADGNFVQKLNLSSKHSWLYGNTDGPEALTNTPQADARRLFDEANALLPSTYPAGTKFRLQRDSGDTAAFYIIDLIDLEQVAPPSGKPAECTSITEYGAVPGDGNDDTAAIQAAVTADQNGAIGCVWIPAGQWRQEKKILTDDPLDRGQYNQVGISNVKIRGAGMWHSQLYTLTEPHKAVGGINHPHEGNFGFDIDGNTQISDIAIFGSGRIRGGPDGAEGGVGLNGRFGQGTRITNVWIEHANVGVWVGRDYDNIPELWGPADGLEFSGMRIRDTYADGINFTNGTRNSRVFNSSFRTTGDDALAVWANKFVKNQSVDIAHDNHFVNNTIQLPWRANGIAIYGGYGNKAENNLIHDTANYPGIMLATDHDPLPFSGQTVLANNALYRCGGAFWGEAQKFGAITLFAQGPDIPGVVIRDTEVHDSTYDGIQFKAGGGTVPGATITNVRIDKSNNGAGILAHGGARGSATLSGVTITNSKNGDIVREPGSTFVFNQ, encoded by the coding sequence ATGCACCGGAAACGCCTCGGCGGCCTGCTCGCCGCCTGCCTGCTCGGCACCCTCCCGCCCGCCACCGCGCACGCCGCGGACACCGATCTCGCCGCCGGGAAACCGGTCGAAGCGTCGTCCTCGGTGTTCTCGTTCGTCGGCCCGAACGCCACGGACGGCAACATCGGCAGTTACTGGGAGTCCGCCGGCTTCCCCGCGACGCTGACCACGAAGCTCGGCGCCGACGCCGACCTGTCGTCCGTGGTGGTCAAGCTCAACCCCGATCCGATCTGGGGACCGAGAACGCAGAGCATCGAAGTGCTCGGCCGCAGCCAGGCCGGCACCGGTTTCACCACCCTGCGACCCCGCGCCGACTACCAGTTCAGCCCGCATTCGGGCCAGAACTCGGTGACCATCCCGGTCACCGGCCGGGCCGCCGACCTGCGGCTGGCCTTCTACGGCAACAGCGGCGCGCCCGGTGGGCAAATCGGCGAACTCCAGGTCTTCGGCACCCCGGCCCCCAATCCCGACCTCGTCGTCAGTGCCCTGACCTGGACCCCGGCCAGTCCGTCCGAAAGCGACGCGGTCACCCTCTCGGCGACCGTGCGCAACACCGGATCCGCGCCCGCCGGGGCGACCACGGTCAACTTCAGCCTCGGTGGCGCGGTCGCGGGCAGTGCCGCGGTCGGCGCGCTCGCCCCCGGCGCCTCGGCCGTGGTGACCCTGGACGCGGGCAAGCGGCCGATGGGCAGCTACCCGGCCGCCGTGGTGGCCGACCCGGCCAACACGGTCCCCGAGCAGAACGACGGCAACAACACCTTCACCGCCGCGTCACCGCTGGTCGTCACCCAGGCGCCCGGACCGGATCTGGAGGTACTCGGCATCACCGCCAACCCGTCGAACCCGGCCGAGGGCACCCCGGTCAGGTTCACCGCGGCCGTGCGCAACCGCGGGACCACCGCGGTCGACGCGGGCACGGTCACCAGGGTCAGCGTCGGCGGGACCACTTTGGACACTGCCACACCACAGATTCCCGCCGGTGCCACGGTGAACGTGACCACCAGCGGTTCGTGGACCGCGACCGGTGGTGGCGCCACGGTGACCGCGACCGCCGACGCGACCGGACTGGTCGCCGAGACCAACGAGGGCAACAACAGCTTCGGGCAGGCCATCGTGGTCGGCCGCGGTGCCGCCGTGCCCTACGTCGAGTACGAGGCCGAAGCGGGTACCTACCAGGGCACCCTGCTCGAAGCCGATCCACTGAGGACGTTCGGGCACACCAACTTCGCCACCGAGTCGTCCGGCCGCAAATCGGTCCGGCTGGACAACCAGGGCCAGTTCGTCGAGTTCACCTCGGTCGGCTCCACGAATTCGATCGTGGTGCGCAACTCGATCCCGGACGCGCCCGGCGGCGGGGGCATCGACGCCACCATCAGCCTCTACGCGGACGGCAACTTCGTGCAGAAGCTGAACCTGTCGTCGAAGCACAGCTGGCTCTACGGCAACACCGACGGGCCGGAGGCGCTGACGAACACCCCGCAGGCCGACGCGCGCAGGCTCTTCGACGAGGCGAACGCGTTGCTGCCGTCGACCTATCCGGCGGGCACGAAGTTCCGCCTGCAACGCGATTCCGGTGACACCGCGGCGTTCTACATCATCGACCTGATCGACCTGGAGCAGGTGGCGCCGCCGAGCGGCAAGCCGGCCGAATGCACCTCGATCACCGAGTACGGTGCCGTGCCCGGTGACGGCAACGACGACACCGCGGCCATCCAGGCGGCGGTGACCGCCGACCAGAACGGGGCCATCGGCTGTGTGTGGATCCCAGCCGGGCAGTGGCGGCAGGAGAAGAAGATCCTCACCGACGACCCGCTCGACCGCGGGCAGTACAACCAGGTGGGCATCAGCAACGTGAAGATCCGCGGGGCCGGGATGTGGCACTCGCAGCTGTACACGCTGACCGAGCCGCACAAGGCGGTTGGCGGCATCAACCACCCGCACGAGGGCAACTTCGGCTTCGACATCGACGGCAACACGCAGATCTCGGACATCGCCATCTTCGGCTCCGGCCGGATCCGCGGCGGGCCCGACGGCGCCGAGGGCGGGGTGGGCCTCAACGGCCGGTTCGGCCAGGGCACCAGGATCACCAACGTCTGGATCGAGCACGCCAACGTCGGTGTCTGGGTGGGCCGCGACTACGACAACATCCCCGAGCTCTGGGGCCCGGCCGACGGCCTGGAGTTCAGCGGCATGCGCATCCGCGACACCTACGCCGACGGCATCAACTTCACCAACGGCACCCGGAACTCGCGCGTGTTCAACTCCTCGTTCCGCACCACCGGTGACGACGCGCTCGCGGTGTGGGCCAACAAGTTCGTGAAGAACCAGTCGGTCGACATCGCGCATGACAACCACTTCGTCAACAACACCATCCAGCTGCCGTGGCGTGCCAACGGGATCGCCATCTACGGCGGGTACGGGAACAAGGCGGAGAACAACCTGATCCACGACACGGCCAACTATCCGGGCATCATGCTGGCCACCGACCACGACCCGCTGCCGTTCTCCGGGCAGACCGTGCTGGCGAACAACGCGCTCTACCGCTGCGGCGGCGCTTTCTGGGGCGAGGCGCAGAAGTTCGGCGCCATCACGCTGTTCGCCCAGGGACCGGACATTCCGGGAGTCGTCATCCGAGACACCGAGGTCCACGACTCGACCTACGACGGCATCCAGTTCAAGGCAGGCGGGGGCACCGTCCCCGGCGCGACGATCACCAACGTCCGGATCGACAAGTCCAACAACGGCGCGGGAATCCTGGCACACGGCGGTGCCCGCGGCAGCGCGACGCTGTCCGGTGTGACCATCACCAACTCGAAGAACGGAGACATCGTGCGCGAACCGGGCTCGACCTTCGTGTTCAACCAGTAG
- a CDS encoding sialidase: MKNPSPPPRARRRWFAFALATATALGTLSGVTATGAEEIAVPVTDPMNPDLGPNTFVFDPSTPQAEIQSRVDTIAAGQKTNQFGPERYAVLFKPGQYNADVNLRFFTQVAGLGLHPDDVNLNGHVRVEADWLQQGDDPNNLGNATQNFWRAAENLSVTIPQGQIERWAVSQAAPYRRMHLRGQVQLWNGYDGWASGGLIADSKIDGFTESGSQQQFYTRNSELGGGWGGSVWNMVFQGSTGTPPQNFPNPSHTVIETTPKIREKPFLYVDDSGSYNVFVPSLRNDTKGTSWGGGNAPGESISLSEFLVVKPDTPVATVNAALEQGKHLLFTPGVHHLDDTIRVTKPNTVVLGLGLATLTPDTGKTVMTVADVDGVKVAGMMFDAGPVNVPSLMEVGQEGASASHAENPTSLHDVFFRIGGPGVGKATTSLQVHSNDVIGDHMWLWRGDHGDGIGWDVNTARNGLIVEGDNVTMYGLFVEHYQQYQTIWNGENGRTFFYQNELPYDPPDNQTWGSPAEGTQGWAAYKVGDQVNTHEAYGVGSYSFFNVNPSVVASRGFEVPDKPGVRFQGLVAVSLGGVGTITNVINTTGATANEPNQVSYVTRYP; the protein is encoded by the coding sequence ATGAAGAACCCCAGTCCCCCACCTCGCGCGCGCCGTCGCTGGTTCGCGTTCGCCCTCGCCACGGCCACCGCGCTGGGCACGCTGAGCGGGGTCACCGCCACCGGTGCCGAAGAGATCGCGGTGCCGGTGACCGATCCGATGAACCCGGACCTCGGCCCGAACACCTTCGTCTTCGACCCGTCGACACCGCAGGCCGAAATCCAGAGCCGCGTCGACACGATCGCCGCCGGGCAGAAGACCAACCAGTTCGGGCCGGAGCGCTACGCCGTGCTGTTCAAGCCCGGCCAGTACAACGCCGACGTGAACCTGCGGTTCTTCACCCAGGTCGCCGGTCTCGGCCTGCACCCGGACGACGTCAACCTCAACGGCCACGTGCGCGTCGAGGCGGACTGGCTCCAGCAGGGCGACGACCCGAACAACCTCGGCAACGCCACGCAGAACTTCTGGCGCGCGGCGGAAAACCTGTCGGTGACCATTCCGCAGGGGCAGATCGAGCGCTGGGCTGTCTCGCAGGCGGCGCCGTACCGCCGCATGCACCTGCGCGGCCAGGTCCAGCTGTGGAACGGGTACGACGGCTGGGCCTCCGGCGGCCTGATCGCGGACTCCAAAATAGACGGTTTCACCGAATCCGGTTCGCAGCAGCAGTTCTACACCCGCAACAGCGAACTCGGCGGCGGCTGGGGCGGTTCGGTGTGGAACATGGTGTTCCAGGGTTCGACCGGCACCCCGCCGCAGAACTTCCCCAACCCCTCGCACACCGTGATCGAAACGACCCCGAAGATCCGCGAGAAGCCGTTCCTCTACGTCGACGATTCGGGCAGCTACAACGTTTTTGTCCCGTCCCTGCGCAACGACACCAAGGGCACCAGCTGGGGTGGCGGGAACGCGCCGGGTGAGTCGATCTCGCTCAGCGAGTTCCTCGTGGTCAAGCCGGACACCCCGGTCGCCACCGTCAACGCCGCGCTGGAGCAGGGCAAGCACCTGCTGTTCACCCCCGGCGTGCACCACCTCGACGACACCATCCGGGTCACCAAGCCGAACACCGTGGTGCTCGGCCTCGGCCTGGCCACGCTGACCCCGGACACCGGCAAAACGGTGATGACCGTCGCCGACGTGGACGGGGTGAAGGTCGCGGGCATGATGTTCGACGCCGGGCCGGTCAACGTGCCCTCGCTGATGGAGGTCGGCCAGGAAGGCGCTTCGGCGAGCCACGCGGAGAACCCGACCTCGCTGCACGACGTGTTCTTCCGCATCGGCGGACCGGGCGTCGGCAAGGCGACCACCAGCCTCCAGGTGCACTCGAACGACGTGATCGGCGACCACATGTGGCTCTGGCGCGGTGACCACGGCGACGGCATCGGCTGGGACGTCAACACCGCGCGCAACGGGCTGATCGTCGAAGGCGACAACGTCACCATGTACGGCCTGTTCGTCGAGCACTACCAGCAGTACCAGACCATCTGGAACGGCGAGAACGGGCGGACCTTCTTCTACCAGAACGAACTGCCCTACGACCCGCCGGACAACCAGACCTGGGGCAGCCCGGCCGAGGGCACGCAGGGCTGGGCCGCCTACAAGGTCGGCGACCAGGTGAACACGCACGAGGCCTACGGCGTGGGGAGCTACAGCTTCTTCAACGTCAACCCGTCGGTGGTGGCCAGCCGCGGGTTCGAGGTACCGGACAAGCCCGGGGTCCGCTTCCAGGGCCTGGTCGCGGTTTCACTCGGCGGCGTCGGCACGATCACCAACGTCATCAACACCACCGGGGCCACCGCGAACGAGCCGAACCAGGTCTCGTACGTGACGCGATACCCCTGA
- a CDS encoding CPBP family intramembrane glutamic endopeptidase translates to MERHASTARRLPLWGFFAILVGYLAVLQLLAVLLTRDLDVQYAAPTTIAELWRGITVPVGASLLLIAAAITALRWWRPVLIEEHRVRSWVVVVPVVQFAAIVVATDYGGLADRGLGFTLLLLLSTLLVGFGEELMFRGIGVTVFRRNGFSEGKVALWSTVVFGLAHATNLVNTGFGALAQVLLAAVSGYFFYLLRRRGGGILLPAVVHGLWDFSLISGSVVPGETHFGVVASVLAIFVLAVVLVVRRHLIEVDRRAHAEAGPPV, encoded by the coding sequence ATGGAGCGGCACGCCAGCACCGCACGTCGGCTGCCGCTGTGGGGCTTCTTCGCCATCCTCGTGGGTTATCTCGCCGTCCTGCAACTGCTCGCCGTGCTGCTGACGCGGGACCTGGACGTCCAGTACGCCGCGCCGACCACGATCGCCGAGCTGTGGCGCGGTATCACCGTGCCGGTCGGCGCTTCGCTGCTGCTGATCGCGGCCGCGATCACCGCGTTGCGCTGGTGGCGGCCGGTGCTGATCGAGGAACACCGGGTGCGGAGCTGGGTCGTTGTAGTGCCGGTGGTCCAGTTCGCGGCCATCGTGGTGGCCACCGACTACGGCGGGCTCGCCGATCGTGGCCTCGGCTTCACGCTGCTGCTGTTGCTCAGCACCCTGCTCGTCGGCTTCGGCGAGGAACTCATGTTCCGCGGCATCGGCGTCACCGTCTTCCGCCGCAACGGGTTCAGCGAGGGCAAGGTCGCGCTGTGGTCCACAGTGGTCTTCGGCCTCGCCCACGCCACCAACCTGGTCAACACCGGCTTCGGCGCGCTGGCCCAGGTACTGCTCGCCGCGGTGTCCGGGTACTTCTTCTACCTTCTCCGCCGCCGCGGTGGCGGAATCCTGCTGCCCGCCGTGGTGCACGGCCTCTGGGACTTCTCCCTGATCTCCGGGTCGGTCGTGCCCGGTGAAACGCACTTCGGCGTGGTGGCCAGCGTGCTCGCGATCTTCGTGCTCGCCGTGGTGCTCGTGGTGCGCCGCCACCTGATCGAGGTCGACCGGCGAGCCCACGCCGAGGCGGGCCCGCCGGTCTGA
- a CDS encoding MerR family transcriptional regulator: MAWSTRQIAELAGTSLRAVRHYHEVGLLPEPERRANGYKSYGVAHLVRLLRIKRLADLGFSLTQIAEMGDADEHPGEALRVLDSELAATIERLQRARLELAVILREAVPTDLPPEIASVAADAKLTEADRSFVVVMSRVFGPSALDAYREIMQKAPNLSMGPEFDHLPADADDRTRRELAESLFPRVRELLDDHPELLDPHALAPKGVRLTAKTIDLALADLYNPAQVDVVHRLRRLLAEEVR; this comes from the coding sequence ATGGCGTGGAGCACCCGGCAGATCGCCGAACTCGCCGGCACGAGCCTGCGCGCGGTGCGGCACTACCACGAGGTCGGCCTGCTGCCCGAGCCCGAACGCCGCGCCAACGGGTACAAGAGTTACGGCGTCGCGCATCTGGTGCGGTTGCTGCGCATCAAGCGGCTGGCCGATCTCGGTTTCTCACTGACGCAGATCGCCGAAATGGGCGACGCCGACGAACATCCCGGTGAGGCCCTGCGCGTGCTGGACAGCGAACTGGCCGCGACCATCGAACGGTTGCAGCGGGCGCGCCTGGAACTCGCGGTGATCCTGCGCGAAGCCGTGCCGACCGATCTCCCGCCGGAGATCGCCTCGGTCGCCGCCGACGCGAAGCTCACCGAAGCCGACCGCTCGTTCGTTGTGGTCATGTCCCGGGTTTTCGGCCCGTCGGCGCTCGACGCCTATCGGGAAATCATGCAGAAGGCCCCGAACCTCTCGATGGGCCCCGAGTTCGACCACCTGCCCGCCGACGCCGACGACCGGACCCGGCGTGAGCTGGCCGAGTCTCTGTTCCCGCGGGTGCGCGAACTCCTCGATGACCACCCCGAACTGCTCGATCCGCACGCGCTCGCACCGAAGGGCGTGCGCCTGACCGCGAAGACGATCGACCTGGCACTGGCCGACCTGTACAACCCGGCACAGGTCGACGTGGTCCACCGCCTACGCCGCCTGCTGGCCGAGGAGGTGCGCTAG
- a CDS encoding GntR family transcriptional regulator, with amino-acid sequence MERDLQVSRDSDVPIYRQLVAQLSFMIESGELAAGQVLPSSRLLADNLHINRNTVARAYADLGERGLVETRGRGGTVVTGFGRGREGARDRARSILAEATRACVDLGLSAAEIQALVSSLALRAEGDLPKVAFVECNADRAKYFADELAGHLGLKVKPLVLGEFDPGQEPADLVLTTFFHLAEVRGLWRRADTEVVAIVAAPHVRTLVRIAAVAPDRTVGIWYSTEDQALSIRDSLTQSGLRNIKVLHGLADEDLEDVDLVVIPSESPEVKARLEGRAEVIEFGNVLDAASIRMVTEVVEDLRAARR; translated from the coding sequence GTGGAACGGGACTTGCAGGTCAGCCGGGACTCCGACGTGCCCATCTACCGCCAGCTCGTCGCGCAGCTGTCGTTCATGATCGAGAGCGGCGAGCTGGCGGCGGGCCAGGTGCTGCCCAGCTCCCGGCTGCTGGCGGACAACCTGCACATCAACCGCAACACGGTGGCCCGCGCCTACGCCGATCTCGGCGAACGCGGCCTGGTCGAGACCCGCGGGCGCGGCGGCACGGTGGTGACGGGATTCGGGCGGGGCCGGGAAGGCGCGCGCGACCGGGCACGCTCGATCCTGGCCGAGGCGACCAGGGCGTGCGTCGACCTCGGCCTGTCGGCGGCCGAGATCCAGGCGCTGGTGTCGAGCCTGGCCCTGCGTGCCGAGGGTGATCTGCCCAAGGTCGCGTTCGTCGAATGCAATGCCGACCGGGCGAAGTACTTCGCCGATGAGCTGGCCGGGCACCTCGGGCTGAAGGTGAAACCGTTGGTGCTGGGGGAGTTCGACCCGGGGCAGGAGCCGGCGGACCTGGTGCTGACCACCTTCTTCCACCTGGCCGAGGTGCGCGGTCTGTGGCGCCGGGCGGACACCGAGGTGGTCGCGATCGTGGCCGCGCCACACGTGCGGACCCTGGTGCGGATCGCCGCGGTGGCGCCGGACCGGACCGTCGGCATCTGGTACTCCACCGAGGACCAGGCCCTCAGCATCCGGGACTCGCTGACGCAGTCGGGACTGCGCAACATCAAGGTGCTCCACGGCCTGGCGGACGAGGACCTCGAGGACGTGGACCTGGTGGTGATCCCGAGCGAGTCGCCGGAGGTGAAGGCCAGGCTCGAAGGCCGGGCCGAGGTGATCGAGTTCGGCAACGTACTGGACGCCGCGTCGATCCGCATGGTCACCGAGGTCGTCGAGGACCTGCGGGCGGCCAGGCGCTAG
- a CDS encoding aspartate aminotransferase family protein — MDDQRFWQDATDHLVRYGGAFTPRVIERAAGSHVYDSEGRAILDFTSGQMSALLGHSHPDVVRAASEALGTLSHLYSGMLSRPVVDLARRLAGSLPAPLSRMLLLSTGAESNEAAIKLAKLYTGNYEIVAFDRSWHGMTSGAAGATFSAGRRGYGPPVPGNLTLPTPDAYRSPFRHADGSHDWETELDYGFRLVDQQSSGSLAACIVEPILSSGGIIELPEGYLARLREHCAARGMLLILDEAQTGLGRTGTMYAFERDGVVPDLLTLSKTLGAGLPVAAVMTSPEIEQTCHDRGFLFFTTHVSDPFAASVALTVMDVIERDALVERAQLLGKELTDRLLDLRDRYEVVGDVRGRGLLQGVELVADKESKAPADELGRAVTTACLDRGLHMNIVQLPGMGGIFRIAPPLTIETADLHAGVDILEAALRSVC, encoded by the coding sequence ATGGACGACCAGCGGTTCTGGCAGGACGCGACCGATCACCTCGTCCGCTACGGGGGCGCGTTCACCCCGCGCGTGATCGAGCGCGCCGCCGGTTCGCACGTCTACGACAGCGAGGGCCGGGCGATCCTGGACTTCACCTCCGGGCAGATGAGCGCGCTGCTCGGCCACTCGCACCCCGATGTGGTCCGCGCCGCGAGCGAGGCACTGGGCACGCTCAGCCACCTCTACTCCGGCATGCTGAGCCGTCCCGTGGTCGACCTCGCCCGGCGGCTCGCCGGTTCACTGCCGGCACCGCTGAGCCGGATGTTGTTGCTCAGCACCGGCGCCGAGTCCAACGAGGCCGCGATCAAGCTGGCCAAGCTGTACACCGGCAACTACGAGATCGTCGCCTTCGACCGCTCGTGGCACGGGATGACCTCGGGAGCCGCCGGCGCCACCTTCTCCGCGGGCCGCCGCGGTTACGGGCCACCGGTGCCGGGCAATCTCACCCTGCCGACGCCGGACGCCTACCGCTCGCCGTTCCGGCACGCGGACGGTTCACACGACTGGGAAACCGAGCTGGACTACGGTTTCCGGCTCGTGGACCAGCAGTCGTCCGGCAGCCTCGCGGCCTGCATCGTCGAGCCGATCCTGTCCTCCGGCGGGATCATCGAACTGCCGGAGGGCTACCTCGCGCGGTTGCGGGAGCACTGCGCGGCAAGGGGAATGCTGCTGATCCTCGATGAAGCGCAGACCGGCCTGGGCCGCACCGGGACCATGTACGCGTTCGAGCGCGACGGCGTGGTGCCGGATCTGCTGACCCTGTCGAAGACGCTCGGCGCCGGGTTGCCCGTCGCCGCGGTGATGACGTCCCCGGAAATCGAGCAGACCTGCCACGACCGCGGTTTCCTCTTCTTCACCACCCACGTTTCGGACCCGTTCGCCGCGTCGGTGGCGTTGACCGTGATGGACGTGATCGAGCGGGACGCGCTGGTGGAGCGGGCGCAGCTGCTGGGCAAGGAACTGACCGACCGCCTGCTGGACCTGCGCGACCGCTACGAGGTGGTCGGCGACGTGCGCGGCCGCGGACTGCTGCAGGGTGTGGAACTGGTGGCGGACAAGGAAAGCAAGGCACCCGCCGACGAACTCGGGCGCGCGGTGACCACCGCCTGCCTCGACCGCGGGTTGCACATGAACATCGTGCAGTTGCCCGGCATGGGCGGCATCTTCCGCATCGCGCCGCCGCTGACGATCGAGACGGCCGACCTCCACGCCGGGGTCGACATCCTCGAAGCGGCGCTGCGGTCAGTCTGCTAG
- a CDS encoding TetR/AcrR family transcriptional regulator, giving the protein METAGKTSRERYRAQVRAEVKEQAWEQIATAGVTALSLNAIAKKLGMSGPALYRYFASRDELITELIRDAYRSLADKLRAALDAGADLRALAHQVREWALSDPHRYFLIYGTPVPGYHAPDDTTEISNEIMTVLLDAHAALPVDPVVTSFERYLDEHRDWTGGHPASTPAARRALAFWTRLHGVLSLELAGQFAGMGFDPARLFDDELDELLAD; this is encoded by the coding sequence ATGGAGACCGCCGGGAAGACCTCGCGCGAGCGCTACCGGGCCCAGGTGCGCGCGGAGGTCAAGGAGCAGGCGTGGGAGCAGATCGCCACGGCCGGGGTGACCGCGTTGTCCCTCAACGCGATCGCGAAGAAGCTCGGCATGAGCGGGCCCGCCCTCTACCGGTACTTCGCCAGCCGCGACGAGCTGATCACCGAACTCATCCGCGACGCCTACCGCAGCCTCGCCGACAAACTCCGCGCCGCGCTCGACGCCGGTGCCGACCTGCGCGCACTCGCCCACCAGGTCAGGGAATGGGCGCTGAGCGACCCGCACCGGTACTTCCTCATCTACGGCACGCCCGTGCCCGGCTACCACGCGCCGGACGACACCACCGAGATCTCGAACGAGATCATGACCGTGCTGCTCGACGCACACGCCGCGTTACCGGTGGACCCGGTGGTCACGTCCTTCGAGAGGTACCTCGACGAGCACCGCGACTGGACGGGCGGACATCCCGCGTCGACCCCGGCCGCGCGTCGTGCGCTGGCGTTCTGGACGCGCCTGCACGGGGTGCTCTCGCTCGAACTCGCCGGCCAGTTCGCCGGCATGGGCTTCGATCCGGCGCGGCTGTTCGACGACGAACTCGACGAGCTGCTAGCAGACTGA
- a CDS encoding SRPBCC family protein: MKTAHRAALLALPLALLGFTAPAQAAEAGPTPSAQLTCRGQGVDPDAKIRYRTERLIKAPMSTIYRLQTDVERWPTWQKPVTGVKRLDHGPLRSGSQFRWTTPAPATPTTPETTLEITSTVHQIQRNQCIRWNGPAIGEGLRIDNGVHVWNFRQVRDGVLVRTEETWTGEQVEADVPTATRYLGGGLETWLDELKATAEARPC; this comes from the coding sequence ATGAAGACCGCCCACCGCGCCGCCCTGCTCGCCCTCCCGCTGGCCCTGCTCGGCTTCACCGCACCGGCGCAGGCAGCCGAGGCCGGCCCCACGCCCTCGGCCCAGCTGACCTGCCGCGGTCAGGGCGTCGACCCGGACGCGAAGATCCGCTACCGCACCGAGCGGCTGATCAAGGCGCCGATGAGCACCATCTACCGGCTCCAGACCGACGTGGAGCGCTGGCCGACGTGGCAGAAGCCGGTCACCGGCGTCAAGCGCCTCGACCACGGCCCGCTGCGCAGTGGTTCCCAGTTCCGGTGGACCACGCCGGCGCCCGCCACGCCGACCACACCCGAGACCACGCTGGAGATCACCTCGACGGTCCACCAGATCCAGCGGAACCAGTGCATCCGCTGGAACGGCCCGGCGATCGGCGAGGGGCTGCGCATCGACAACGGCGTGCACGTCTGGAACTTCCGGCAGGTCCGGGACGGGGTGCTGGTGCGGACCGAGGAGACGTGGACCGGCGAGCAGGTCGAGGCCGACGTGCCCACCGCCACCCGGTACCTCGGCGGCGGCCTCGAAACCTGGCTCGACGAGCTGAAGGCCACCGCCGAAGCCCGCCCCTGCTGA